In Agrobacterium tumefaciens, a single genomic region encodes these proteins:
- the era gene encoding GTPase Era, with amino-acid sequence MDIMTDHENPAVAGEDNALPTRSGFVALIGPTNAGKSTLVNRLVGAKVSIVSHKVQTTRAVMRGIAIHKNAQIVFMDTPGIFKPRRRLDRAMVTSAWGGAKDADLILLLIDSERGLKGDAEAILEGLKDVPQKKILCLNKIDQVKREDLLKLAAAANETVAFDRTFMISATNGSGCEDLMDYLVDTLPEGPWYYPEDQISDLPMRQLAAEITREKLFLRLHQELPYASHVETEKWEERKDGSVRIEQVIYVERDSQKKIALGKNGDAIKAISTASRKELSEILEQPVHLFLFVKVRENWGDDPERFREMGLEFPRG; translated from the coding sequence ATGGATATCATGACCGATCACGAAAACCCCGCCGTAGCAGGCGAAGACAATGCCCTTCCGACCCGTTCCGGTTTCGTCGCTCTCATCGGCCCGACCAATGCCGGCAAATCGACGCTGGTGAACCGGCTGGTGGGCGCAAAAGTCTCGATCGTTAGCCACAAGGTGCAGACGACGCGCGCCGTGATGCGCGGCATTGCCATCCACAAGAATGCGCAGATCGTTTTCATGGACACGCCCGGCATCTTCAAGCCGCGCCGCAGGCTCGACCGCGCCATGGTCACCTCGGCCTGGGGTGGCGCGAAGGATGCGGACCTCATTCTGCTGCTGATCGACAGCGAGCGCGGCCTGAAGGGTGACGCCGAGGCCATTCTCGAAGGGCTGAAGGATGTTCCGCAGAAGAAGATCCTGTGCCTCAACAAGATCGATCAGGTGAAGCGGGAAGACCTTCTGAAGCTCGCCGCCGCTGCCAACGAAACGGTTGCGTTTGACCGCACCTTCATGATTTCTGCCACGAACGGTTCGGGCTGCGAAGACCTGATGGATTATCTGGTGGATACCCTGCCGGAAGGCCCGTGGTATTACCCGGAAGACCAGATTTCCGATCTGCCGATGCGCCAGCTCGCCGCCGAAATCACCCGCGAAAAACTCTTCCTCCGTCTGCATCAGGAACTGCCCTATGCTTCGCATGTCGAGACGGAAAAGTGGGAGGAACGCAAGGACGGCTCCGTGCGCATCGAGCAGGTGATCTATGTCGAGCGCGACAGCCAGAAGAAGATTGCTCTTGGCAAGAACGGCGATGCGATCAAGGCGATCTCCACCGCCTCGCGCAAGGAACTGTCTGAAATCCTCGAGCAGCCGGTGCATCTCTTCCTGTTCGTCAAGGTGCGCGAGAATTGGGGCGACGACCCCGAGCGTTTCCGTGAAATGGGTCTGGAATTCCCGCGGGGTTAA
- the rnc gene encoding ribonuclease III codes for MSKSKPLSADEISRLEALIGYEFKDKARLDRALTHASARSATAGNYERLEFLGDRVLGLCVAELLFSIFRNATEGELSVRLNQLVSAESCAAIGDEMGLHNFIRTGSDVKKLTGKAMLNVRADVVESLIATIYLDGGLEASRKFILKYWQSRATSVDAGRRDAKTELQEWAHARFATTPSYRVDDRSGPDHDPSFTVTVEIPGVKPETGVERSKRAAEQVAATRLLEREGVWQKSPTRN; via the coding sequence GGAAGCGTTGATCGGATACGAATTCAAGGACAAGGCCCGGCTCGACCGGGCCTTGACCCATGCCAGCGCCCGCTCCGCCACGGCCGGCAATTACGAGCGGCTGGAATTTCTGGGCGATCGCGTTCTCGGTCTCTGCGTCGCAGAACTGCTGTTTTCCATTTTCCGCAATGCTACCGAGGGCGAATTGTCCGTCCGGCTGAACCAGCTGGTCAGCGCCGAATCCTGCGCCGCGATCGGTGATGAGATGGGCTTGCATAATTTCATCCGCACTGGATCGGACGTGAAGAAGCTCACCGGCAAGGCGATGCTCAACGTGCGCGCCGATGTGGTCGAAAGCCTGATCGCCACCATCTATCTGGATGGCGGGCTGGAAGCATCGCGTAAATTCATTCTGAAATACTGGCAGAGCCGGGCTACAAGCGTGGATGCCGGGCGGCGCGATGCCAAGACCGAATTGCAGGAATGGGCGCATGCCAGATTTGCGACCACGCCCTCTTACCGGGTTGACGATCGCTCCGGACCGGATCACGATCCCAGCTTCACCGTGACGGTGGAAATTCCCGGCGTGAAGCCGGAAACCGGCGTCGAGCGCTCCAAGCGCGCGGCCGAACAGGTGGCGGCAACCAGATTGCTGGAACGCGAAGGCGTCTGGCAGAAAAGCCCCACCCGAAACTGA